aaattgtgtcatttataacaattttatcGATTTTCTTCTTAGAGAAGATATGTAAGGTATGTGTGAACTCGTACTAAGAGAAAAACCAATGACCTTAgttatgtatttttagatttattcaCTTGCTTGCAACACTCTCTCGTCGATCTGTAAATTGAACCAAAAACCGGAAAGTCCAAAGCCCCATCATACGCTGCATTTCCGCTAAATTAAAGAATTAGTTAAGTATCTTGTTTACTAATATCTCTAAGCaactgaaaaaattatttattgtaaaaataataagaaaactttaaaaaaatcatatgttaaatataattttacacatttaataaaaaaatttaaccaattACCTAATAACACTAGTTAAcctttgttattaattaattaatgagctAAATTAAACCACACCGGCATCTCTTCACTCCCTCAAATTTCACCCTCTGTGTTCACACCACACCCTCCAGTTCacacctcacaatatatatataattataaactttATAAAATTGAATGATTTCACACCAAACCAAAAACTCAACGCAAAGAGAGAAACCACGACACAATACAACACAAAAACCTCCTTAGACTTCGTGTAATTGTGTAGTTGTGTTTGTGTTGTTCCTTCACAACCACAGAGCCAAAAGCAAAACATCtaaaacctctttttttttttctttctgagttttttgtttttgtcctaTGAAACTCCCAACAACGTTTGCAGACCCAGAATCCTTGTCTTACCTTTACACCTTGCTCCAATCTTCCTTCGACCAAATGAATGATcccaccaacaacaacaacaacaacacttcCACAACTGGGAGAAAACGCCGCAGAAAAAAcgaggatgatgatgatgatggtggtggtgatggtgatgatggttcatccaacaacaacaacaacaaaaggagcaagaagaagaaggaggagcTAAAGGGTATCCTCACTTCAATTCTCTTGTTAGACGAACAAGAGAAACTTGACCAGCAACAGAACAACAGGGTCTCAGAGGAAGAAAAGTTTTCATTGGAAACGAATcacaagaagaaaacaaaggcCATGCTTCAGTACTATTCCAACCTTGACGAGTATTACAGCCACGTCGAGGAGTCAGAGAGGGTGAAGAGGAAGAAGTCACGCGGCATGGCACGTGCGGTGGCGGTGGTAGCGTGCGAAAGAGAGGGAGAGGGTGGTGGTGGTAGTGCTGAAGGGGTGAAATCTGGTGTGGGAGGCTCACAGAGAAGGCTGTGGGTGAAGGATCGTTCAGGGGCATGGTGGGATGGATGCAACAAAGAGGATTTTCCTGAAGAAGAGTTTAGAAAGGCTTTTAGGATGGGAAGAGAAACTTTTGATATGATTTGTGACGAATTGAATTCTGCAATTGTGAAGGAAGACACCACTTTGAGGAATGCTATTCCTGTGAGGCAAAGGGTGGCTGTGTGTTTGTGGAGATTGGCCACTGGGGACCCTCTTAGGATTGTGTCTAAGAGGTTTGGTTTGGGGATATCAACTTGTCACAAGCTTGTGCTTGAGGTTTGCACTGCTATTAAGTCTGTGCTTATGCCAAAGTACTTGAATTGGCCTGATGAGGGTTCATTGAGGAGGGTGAAGAGTGAGTTTGAGGGTGTTTCTGGGATCCCTAATGTTGTAGGGTCTATGTACACCTCTCATGTGCCTATTATAGCTCCTAAGATTAGTGTGGCTGCTTATTTCAACAAGAGGCACACTGAGAGGAATCAGAAGACGTCTTATAGTATTACTGTTCAAGGGGTGGTGGATCATAGAGGGGTGTTCACTGATGTGTGCATTGGGTGGCCTGGTTCAATGCCTGATGATCAGGTGTTGGAAAAAAGTGCCCTTTTTCAAAGGGCTAATGGGGGGCTTTTGAAGGGGGTTTGGATTGTGGGGAGTTCAGGGTACCCTTTGATGGATTGGGTTTTGGTGCCTTATAGCCAGCAGAATCTGACTTGGACTCAGCATGCTTTCAATGAGAAGATTGGGGAGGTTCAGAAGGTGGCTAGGGATGCTTTTGCTAGGTTGAAAGGGAGGTGGAGTTGCTTGCAGAAGAGGACTGAGGTGAAGCTGCAGGACTTGCCAGTCGTGCTTGGGGCATGCTGCGTGCTGCATAATATATGCGAGTTGAAGGGAGAGAAGATTGACCCTGAGCTGAAGGTTGATCTGGTGGATGATGAGATGGTACCTGAGGTTGCCTTGAGGTCAATGAGCTCCATGAAGGCTAGGGACGCGATCGCACATAATCTTCTGCATCATGGTTTGGCTGGCACTTCTTTTCTTTAAACTGAAAGGGTTGTGTTTGGTAATGGTGTATACCATTTTGCTGCTAGAGATAATGATTCTTTTGCTTGTTTATTATTACATGGTATTGAAGTAAGTCACTGGTCATTGTTTGTGGAAGAGGCTTTGTATGTAAAAGATGTATTGGCCCTTTCAACAGATATGTGATTATAGTCTGCACAGGGTTAGATCCTGAATTTGTAACCCCCAATTCCATACTTTAATTGCTAAATAAGatattgaataataaaatgagaACATTCTTTTGTAGCACTTCTTTTCTTCCATGGATTCTGTTGGTAAATtgatttcataaattttttaaaatcatgtaCTTGACCAATGTTCTTTTTCTGCTTATACAAAGTTTGTGGCTTCTTACACACCAGTTCCAATAATTGGAAGCTTGTATGCTTAAAGCTCCCATCTAGTGAGCTCTCCAAAGGGTAGATGTGCACAACCTTATCCTCACAAACAGAGAAGCTGTTTTCTGGATTTGAATTCATGACCTTGAAGGTCACAAACCTACAACCTCTCTCCATTGCTTCAAGGCTTACCAGTTACCAGGGAAGCTAGTATAAGCGTGCATTTGGAGGAGTTTTATTTACAGCTTATTTGAACTTATCTTAGAACATAAAAACTTGTGTAAGTGTTTAAGAGGGCTTATGAAAATAACatgatatgtatatatattgttttcagCTTATTTCAATACACTCTTCTGGATAGTTTATGAAAACAACTTAAAACTTGTATGAAAATTAACTTGTGCATAAGTGTGTACTGTGATAAACATTTATTCAACAAGCTGTTTCAGTTGTTTATCTAAACGCACTCTTAATAGTTTTTTGTTCTATCTTTCATTATCTGAAGATTAATTAATATACCTCGCTTGCATCAGTTTGTTGAAACACTTCTCTTGACAGAGGAATGACGCAACCTTCCTATGGAAGACAGGATTACATCATTATAAATACCACTCTACATTCCTAAGAGGAGCTTCTATCAGTCTAGTACAATGTATTTCTTGTTAGCCAGAAAAATGCACTGCTGATGGACCTACACTAAAAATAGAATCGTTCTAGGTGTAGATTTTCTATGTAAGTAAAGTTAACGGTGATCAATTTTTTACTGGGATAGTGACATAATTGACATTGAAGTGTAAGAAAATGGTATAATAACAGTTTGTGGTTTTATCAAGTGATTGATGGTGATTCTCATTGACACTACTTCTGCATCATTCAATTTCATATCATGGTTAAGAATATATCTATTTCATGACTTGTGTTATTCTCACTCATTTTTTTCACAGCACTTCTCTACAATAAGGAGAGAGAAAAGTGTGATATAAGAAGGGTGATGCAAtagagagaaatgaaaagaaaaaaatgagttgtaaaaaatgttaggaAAAGTATGTGTGAATAGAGcattattcttttttcataGTTGCACTCATTCTTAGGAACAGTTGTTTAGTTTAAATTGTTGACCAGCAAGATTGAATTAAATTTCTTGGCTATGATCTGTATCAGTCCTTTTCAACTCAATACAGTGAAAATGACTTCTATGgcaaatttttttaactgatgAGGTTGAAAATGAGAACTTTGAGCGCTGCATAACTACCACCATCCAAATTTCTGTGCAGCTTGAAAAATGAAGGTTGTTTCTATGTTTTGTTAGGCCAATGACTTGGCTCTGTACAACAATAAGAGAAACACAACCACGTTACTGTCATATTCATTCACATTTCTTAGTTCTTTACATGTTTCTTTTGACGTTATTCTTCGATTAAAATTGGAGTTTCAGTAACTTATGTTGACCTTTAATGTAAATCTTTGATTCTAATTGGATAGCAGGCTCAAAAGTACTCAAGAAActgtctagattttatctttcaggggaaaaaattcaattaaatactTATTCATTAACTTTTTAACAGCTTTTTCATAAACTTAACTGTGAAGCATACTAAAATAAGTgaaagggattttttttttacaaaatctcTGCATTAACTATTAAGCTTTTTGGAATAagccaaaataatatataaattggtCATAAGCATTTTGTATTAGTTCAAATAAGTTGTATAGAAACTCTCCCTAAATAGATTGCTATGATGGATGGTTCCATCCATGCAGTGAATTGGCATCTGAGCGAAAGAAATCAACACTTTCTTCTTCAGACATTGCAATCTTTTCCCTACAAATTGATGTTCAATGAAACAACgagatttttgtttcaaataccAGTATACTAAAACGATTTTTCTTTTGAGTCATGTTATACATGATCATCCACCAATCTCCTTGCAATGCCTCTTCATACCTCAACTAGTCAACTCCTACATGAAGTGTACCATTCTCTTCTTATAAAATATGGATCTTGTTAATCAAtgtgttagaattaatgtttcATGTAAGAGACATGTGACTtaggactaataaataaataattaataattagggactaaattgtaatcaggttaaataaaaaaagttgctAAAGGTAATGGTTACTTGATGgaagtagtggttataaaaggggttaATATCCACTAATGTGAAATGTTACTTGATGGGACTAGTGATTATAAAAGGGATTAATACCCATTAATGTGAAATAATTTCGGCAGAAAAATGTTTTCTCTAGCCATCACAAACATAAATAGACAAAAAGAATAGTCAAGGGAGTGAAATATTGTTTCTCCACAAAATGAAAGTAGACCGGAGGAAAGAAGCCTTGCTATGGAAAAATGTATTTAGAAAACCCTTAAAATTTTTATGTAGTAACAAAGCATGAGTTATGAAATTTCTGATTCTCTAATAatgatttgttttctttcaattatgatgaaccctaattatgaaatttagggattttattttttttccaccaCAAATATGATatgttgtaaataaataaaaaagagagattgttttttttttctcgagaAAGTATAATATGGGAGAAAGAAGTCAATTTGTATTACTTGCTTTCATGATGCACAAATACATGAAAAGCGAAAGTCCCTGCCgccatgtaatttttttttaatcttaattgaAGGAGAACAAACACTTCTTTTGAATGACAAAAACGAAATCTCTGTCTCTCCCATGTACGTCAAAAGGAAGTGGAATTATTCTTGGAATTGCTATTTCAACCCTCTTTTTGCTATTCTCAATCCCAcatgctaattttttttccgaatgttgttgttgaatgtcattaaaggattgaaagtttatgtATTGGAATTAAATTAACTTGAATGCTTTGAAATTTTCGGTagaaataaatatgtatatgctacatatttgcttgaacgtatttgctaggtgcacccagcaaagtTTTTAAATGGCAAAAATGCCTCTGGCTTCTTTCTtccttaaaaatgaaattttttaaagaaaggcGCATAACCTCCATTTTTGTTCGTTGTGCTTTCTCT
The genomic region above belongs to Glycine max cultivar Williams 82 chromosome 14, Glycine_max_v4.0, whole genome shotgun sequence and contains:
- the LOC100804219 gene encoding protein ALP1-like isoform X1, which gives rise to MKLPTTFADPESLSYLYTLLQSSFDQMNDPTNNNNNNTSTTGRKRRRKNEDDDDDGGGDGDDGSSNNNNNKRSKKKKEELKGILTSILLLDEQEKLDQQQNNRVSEEEKFSLETNHKKKTKAMLQYYSNLDEYYSHVEESERVKRKKSRGMARAVAVVACEREGEGGGGSAEGVKSGVGGSQRRLWVKDRSGAWWDGCNKEDFPEEEFRKAFRMGRETFDMICDELNSAIVKEDTTLRNAIPVRQRVAVCLWRLATGDPLRIVSKRFGLGISTCHKLVLEVCTAIKSVLMPKYLNWPDEGSLRRVKSEFEGVSGIPNVVGSMYTSHVPIIAPKISVAAYFNKRHTERNQKTSYSITVQGVVDHRGVFTDVCIGWPGSMPDDQVLEKSALFQRANGGLLKGVWIVGSSGYPLMDWVLVPYSQQNLTWTQHAFNEKIGEVQKVARDAFARLKGRWSCLQKRTEVKLQDLPVVLGACCVLHNICELKGEKIDPELKVDLVDDEMVPEVALRSMSSMKARDAIAHNLLHHVCGFLHTSSNNWKLVCLKLPSSELSKG
- the LOC100804219 gene encoding protein ALP1-like isoform X4; translation: MKLPTTFADPESLSYLYTLLQSSFDQMNDPTNNNNNNTSTTGRKRRRKNEDDDDDGGGDGDDGSSNNNNNKRSKKKKEELKGILTSILLLDEQEKLDQQQNNRVSEEEKFSLETNHKKKTKAMLQYYSNLDEYYSHVEESERVKRKKSRGMARAVAVVACEREGEGGGGSAEGVKSGVGGSQRRLWVKDRSGAWWDGCNKEDFPEEEFRKAFRMGRETFDMICDELNSAIVKEDTTLRNAIPVRQRVAVCLWRLATGDPLRIVSKRFGLGISTCHKLVLEVCTAIKSVLMPKYLNWPDEGSLRRVKSEFEGVSGIPNVVGSMYTSHVPIIAPKISVAAYFNKRHTERNQKTSYSITVQGVVDHRGVFTDVCIGWPGSMPDDQVLEKSALFQRANGGLLKGVWIVGSSGYPLMDWVLVPYSQQNLTWTQHAFNEKIGEVQKVARDAFARLKGRWSCLQKRTEVKLQDLPVVLGACCVLHNICELKGEKIDPELKVDLVDDEMVPEVALRSMSSMKARDAIAHNLLHHVC
- the LOC100804219 gene encoding protein ALP1-like isoform X2, coding for MKLPTTFADPESLSYLYTLLQSSFDQMNDPTNNNNNNTSTTGRKRRRKNEDDDDDGGGDGDDGSSNNNNNKRSKKKKEELKGILTSILLLDEQEKLDQQQNNRVSEEEKFSLETNHKKKTKAMLQYYSNLDEYYSHVEESERVKRKKSRGMARAVAVVACEREGEGGGGSAEGVKSGVGGSQRRLWVKDRSGAWWDGCNKEDFPEEEFRKAFRMGRETFDMICDELNSAIVKEDTTLRNAIPVRQRVAVCLWRLATGDPLRIVSKRFGLGISTCHKLVLEVCTAIKSVLMPKYLNWPDEGSLRRVKSEFEGVSGIPNVVGSMYTSHVPIIAPKISVAAYFNKRHTERNQKTSYSITVQGVVDHRGVFTDVCIGWPGSMPDDQVLEKSALFQRANGGLLKGVWIVGSSGYPLMDWVLVPYSQQNLTWTQHAFNEKIGEVQKVARDAFARLKGRWSCLQKRTEVKLQDLPVVLGACCVLHNICELKGEKIDPELKVDLVDDEMVPEVALRSMSSMKARDAIAHNLLHHVPIIGSLYA
- the LOC100804219 gene encoding protein ALP1-like isoform X3 — its product is MKLPTTFADPESLSYLYTLLQSSFDQMNDPTNNNNNNTSTTGRKRRRKNEDDDDDGGGDGDDGSSNNNNNKRSKKKKEELKGILTSILLLDEQEKLDQQQNNRVSEEEKFSLETNHKKKTKAMLQYYSNLDEYYSHVEESERVKRKKSRGMARAVAVVACEREGEGGGGSAEGVKSGVGGSQRRLWVKDRSGAWWDGCNKEDFPEEEFRKAFRMGRETFDMICDELNSAIVKEDTTLRNAIPVRQRVAVCLWRLATGDPLRIVSKRFGLGISTCHKLVLEVCTAIKSVLMPKYLNWPDEGSLRRVKSEFEGVSGIPNVVGSMYTSHVPIIAPKISVAAYFNKRHTERNQKTSYSITVQGVVDHRGVFTDVCIGWPGSMPDDQVLEKSALFQRANGGLLKGVWIVGSSGYPLMDWVLVPYSQQNLTWTQHAFNEKIGEVQKVARDAFARLKGRWSCLQKRTEVKLQDLPVVLGACCVLHNICELKGEKIDPELKVDLVDDEMVPEVALRSMSSMKARDAIAHNLLHHGLAGTSFL